One Kribbella sp. NBC_00662 genomic region harbors:
- a CDS encoding GNAT family N-acetyltransferase: protein MLAAYPDWPGMTAYAVWDGDTMVGTASLHVVDGVGRLRSGATRPEYRGRGAQSALLTRRIADAFAQGCDLVTTGSFKPEPGGHNPSLANMLRQGFEVLTDRTPQIWRLP from the coding sequence ATGCTCGCTGCCTACCCCGACTGGCCAGGCATGACGGCGTACGCCGTCTGGGACGGTGACACGATGGTCGGCACCGCCTCGCTGCACGTCGTCGACGGTGTCGGCCGGTTGCGCAGCGGCGCGACCCGGCCGGAGTACCGGGGGAGAGGCGCCCAGTCCGCGCTGCTCACCCGCCGGATCGCCGACGCCTTCGCCCAAGGCTGCGACCTGGTCACCACCGGCTCGTTCAAGCCCGAGCCGGGCGGTCACAACCCGTCGCTGGCCAACATGCTGCGGCAGGGTTTCGAGGTGCTGACGGATCGCACGCCGCAGATCTGGCGACTTCCTTGA
- a CDS encoding TetR/AcrR family transcriptional regulator, whose amino-acid sequence MARWQPGARERLVLAAVDLFADQGYDATTVAQIAEKAGVTKSTFFRHFPDKRELLVAGQETLCRLLVEGITEAPEDAAPVDAIAAGLERASSAMGPMNRELGPRLKAAVAASTELQERDALKSVGLAKAMTDALLTRGVPDPVAHLAAELGVLAFKRGYTEWMQLEHDEAGLAPHALAALAELRAASAALG is encoded by the coding sequence ATGGCCCGATGGCAACCCGGCGCACGCGAACGACTGGTCCTCGCCGCCGTAGACCTCTTCGCCGACCAGGGCTACGACGCGACCACGGTCGCCCAGATAGCGGAGAAGGCGGGCGTCACCAAGAGCACCTTCTTCCGCCACTTCCCCGACAAACGCGAACTTCTGGTCGCCGGTCAAGAAACCCTCTGCCGCCTCCTGGTCGAGGGGATCACCGAGGCACCCGAGGACGCAGCCCCGGTCGACGCGATCGCCGCTGGACTGGAGCGCGCCTCGAGCGCTATGGGGCCGATGAACCGTGAACTCGGCCCCCGCTTGAAGGCCGCCGTCGCCGCCAGCACCGAACTCCAGGAACGAGATGCCCTGAAGAGCGTCGGCCTCGCGAAGGCTATGACCGACGCCCTCCTGACCCGCGGAGTCCCGGACCCCGTGGCCCACCTGGCCGCCGAGCTGGGCGTCCTGGCCTTCAAGCGCGGCTACACCGAATGGATGCAACTGGAACACGACGAGGCCGGGCTGGCACCACACGCGTTGGCCGCCCTCGCGGAACTGCGCGCGGCCAGCGCCGCACTGGGCTGA